A single window of Narcine bancroftii isolate sNarBan1 chromosome 13, sNarBan1.hap1, whole genome shotgun sequence DNA harbors:
- the LOC138748636 gene encoding NACHT, LRR and PYD domains-containing protein 3-like isoform X3, with amino-acid sequence MRVQGREEGEHKDLMTHHTNMSDAANKKEDHINETDTDPSCTITGLLASWDDFKLFQLTKFYRERLEPAMEGGVHGVSSMLTLEKLISGLDHAKVCELAEKGERAESSKLLLNLVMKKGSQARRVMWEAFVKIRNAVPKIDKILKEILDHGFVPYDYIKVTVDSSSLTGKLKVRDRMLVEHELLARGRDREEWREKSIQRELEKIRPDQLFHSSFSHRKSQNGSLAAVAGVAGIGKTTMVQKIVHDWATGKIYQNFQFVFFFKFRELNAINCTINLSNLIVIFYPYLRNILENLWENPEGLLFIFDGLDEFRDKIDFDNSQGDTESLLECTDPEFRCKMSTIVCSLIQHKLLPGCSVLVTTRPNFLHVLEMAEINVWAEILGFVGEERKEYFNRFFEDEALAEAVFKHVEENEIMYTMSCNPSCCWIIGEALGTFFSQKGKNHQQVPKSITQLYSYYIYNILKNHGRHVENPRDVLLKVGKMAFAGVSEKNVVFQAGDLIQFQLQPSQFLSGFLMELLEGEDSPRNMVYTFPHFTIQEFVAALAQFLTPDYGEILKLLNEAHGTADGRFDVFLRFVAGLSSPGSAGPLEEFLGPFPDRTVCQVVDWVREMVEREIENIGGDTGNRNLLNTLHYLFESQNTEVAQATVGPVETLSFSYLQLSPNDCTVLNHAISFCDTIKHLDLQSCALQCDGIQRLGPTLHKCQNLGLVKYQLGDAGVKPLTEALMKPDCKIQKMRLENNSLTASCAEDLVSAVTAIHSLTDLQLGYNKLGDAGVNKLLSDALKNPQCNIQSLGLSFNGLTASCAKDIASVLTIKNSLKSLNLSSNEMGDSGLKWLSVALRNPASKLQKLGLWAVGLTASCAKDLASILSETHSLTELDLGFNKLGDSGVEILSEALRKPNCKIEELGLDHNDLTASCTKVLGSALSQNSSLKGLGLCFNDLQDSGVKQVAAALSGPDCKIQSLRLKSVGLTDSSTDDLVAVLSNATSLKELDLRSNTFTDNSIIMLRRLITAQKTLEQIQLAENQFSSDGKTQLRALQGIRPKLNVII; translated from the exons ATCCCAGCTGTACAATCACCGGGCTCTTGGCAAGTTGGGACGATTTTAAGTTGTTCCAGTTGACCAAGTTCTACCGTGAGCGGTTGGAGCCAGCGATGGAAGGAGGTGTTCATGGAGTCAGCTCAATGTTAACTTTGGAGAAGCTGATCAGTGGATTGGACCATgcg AAAGTTTGTGAACTTGccgagaagggagagagggcagagagttCCAAActcctcctgaacctggtgatgaagAAAGGCTCCCAGGCCCGGAGAGTGATGTGGGAAGCCTTTGTGAAAATCCGAAATGCGGTTCCTAAGATAGACAAAATCTTGAAAGAAATCCTGGATCATG GCTTTGTTCCGTATGATTACATAAAGGTCACAGTTGATTCGTCCTCACTGACTGGAAAACTTAAAG TTCGAGATAGGATGCTGGTGGAACATGAACTCTTGGCAAGAGGCCGGGACCGCgaggaatggagagagaaaagcatCCAGCGGGAACTGGAAAAGATCCGACCAGATCAGTTGTTCCACAGCAGCTTTTCTCACAGAAAATCCCAAAATGGGAGTTTGGCAGCAGTGGCCGGAGTGGCGGGGATCGGAAAAACAACGATGGTGCAAAAGATTGTTCATGACTGGGCTACTGGCAAAATATACCAAAACTTCCAGTTCGTCTTCTTTTTCAAATTCCGGGAGTTAAACGCCATCAATTGTACAATCAACCTGTCGAACCTAATAGTCATTTTCTATCCTTACTTGAGGAATATACTGGAAAATTTGTGGGAGAACCCAGAGGGATTGCTGTTTATATTTGATGGTTTGGATGAGTTCAGGGACAAGATCGATTTCGATAACAGTCAGGGAGATACAGAATCTCTGCTCGAGTGCACCGATCCCGAATTCAGGTGTAAAATGTCCACCATTGTGTGCAGTTTAATCCAACACAAACTGCTCCCAGGGTGTTCAGTGCTGGTAACCACCCGTCCAAATTTTTTACATGTATTGGAAATGGCAGAAATCAATGTCTGGGCTGAAATCCTGGGATTTGTTGGTGAAGAACGGAAGGAATACTTCAACAGGTTCTTTGAAGATGAGGCGTTGGCCGAGGCTGTTTTCAAACATGTGGAGGAGAATGAGATCATGTACACCATGAGTTGCAATCCGTCCTGCTGCTGGATCATCGGAGAGGCCCTGGGGACCTTCTTCTCACAAAAGGGCAAGAACCATCAGCAAGTTCCCAAGTCCATCACCCAACTCTATTCCTACTATATTTACAATATCTTGAAAAATCACGGCCGGCATGTGGAGAACCCCCGTGATGTGTTGCTGAAGGTTGGTAAGATGGCTTTTGCAGGAGTGTCCGAGAAGAACGTGGTGTTTCAGGCTGGAGACTTGATCCAGTTTCAACTACAGCCTTCCCAGTTCTTGTCCGGGTTCCTCATGGAACTCTTGGAGGGAGAGGATTCTCCCCGGAACATGGTGTACACGTTCCCCCACTTCACCATCCAGGAGTTTGTGGCTGCACTCGCACAATTCCTGACTCCCGATTATGGAGAGATCCTGAAACTGCTCAACGAAGCTCATGGCACAGCGGACGGACGGTTTGATGTGTTCCTCCGCTTTGTGGCTGGCCTTTCCTCTCCGGGTTCAGCTGGGCCACTGGAAGAATTTCTGGGTCCGTTCCCCGATCGGACAGTCTGCCAAGTGGTTGACTGGGTGAGAGAGATGGtcgagagagagattgaaaacatcGGGGGTGACACCGGCAACAGAAATCTCCTGAACACATTACACTACCTATTTGAGTCCCAAAATACTGAGGTGGCGCAGGCCACAGTGGGACCTGTGGAAACACTTTCCTTCAGCTACTTGCAACTCAGCCCAAATGACTGTACAGTTTTGAATCATGCCATCAGCTTCTGCGACACAATAAAACATCTCGATCTTCAGAGCTGTGCTCTCCAATGTGATGGAATCCAACGTCTGGGACCCACACTGCACAAGTGCCAGAATTTGGG GCTGGTGAAATACCAACTTGGAGATGCGGGGGTGAAGCCTCTCACTGAAGCTCTGATGAAGCCAGACTGCAAAATACAGAAAATGCG CCTAGAAAATAACAGTCTCACGGCATCTTGTGCCGAGGACCTCGTCTCTGCCGTCACTGCGATCCATTCTCTGACAGACCTGCAGCTGGGTTATAACAAATTGGGAGATGCAGGAGTGAACAAACTTTTGTCTGATGCTCTCAAGAATCCGCAATGTAATATACAGAGCCTTGG CCTCAGTTTTAATGGCCTGACAGCTTCCTGTGCCAAGGATATCGCTTCTGTTCTCACTATAAAAAATTCACTGAAGAGTCTGAACCTGAGTTCTAATGAGATGGGTGATTCGGGACTGAAATGGTTGTCTGTAGCTCTGCGGAACCCAGCAAGTAAATTACAGAAACTGGG TTTATGGGCTGTGGGTCTCACAGCTTCTTGCGCTAAGGATCTTGCCTCCATTCTCAGTGAAACTCACTCGCTAACGGAGTTGGACCTGGGGTTCAATAAGCTGGGAGATTCCGGGGTGGAAATACTGTCTGAAGCTCTCAGGAAACCGAATTGCAAAATTGAGGAACTAGG GCTTGATCATAACGATCTGACGGCCTCTTGCACCAAGGTCCTCGGCTCTGCACTCAGTCAAAATTCCTCGTTGAAGGGGCTAGGATTATGTTTTAATGACCTGCAGGACTCAGGAGTGAAACAGGTCGCTGCGGCTCTGAGTGGCCCAGACTGCAAAATACAGAGCCTACG TCTCAAGTCTGTTGGCCTCACGGATTCCAGCACTGACGATCTTGTTGCTGTCCTCAGCAACGCCACGTCACTGAAGGAGCTGGATCTGCGTTCGAACACCTTTACGGACAATTCGATCATCATGCTCCGCCGACTGATCACGGCACAGAAAACCCTGGAGCAGATCCA
- the LOC138748636 gene encoding NACHT, LRR and PYD domains-containing protein 3-like isoform X4, which yields MKQTQKVCELAEKGERAESSKLLLNLVMKKGSQARRVMWEAFVKIRNAVPKIDKILKEILDHGFVPYDYIKVTVDSSSLTGKLKDIQQKHQDTLKVQTEKLLVNTMLKHGTVRTFHLLDRYVDLTIISSVRDRMLVEHELLARGRDREEWREKSIQRELEKIRPDQLFHSSFSHRKSQNGSLAAVAGVAGIGKTTMVQKIVHDWATGKIYQNFQFVFFFKFRELNAINCTINLSNLIVIFYPYLRNILENLWENPEGLLFIFDGLDEFRDKIDFDNSQGDTESLLECTDPEFRCKMSTIVCSLIQHKLLPGCSVLVTTRPNFLHVLEMAEINVWAEILGFVGEERKEYFNRFFEDEALAEAVFKHVEENEIMYTMSCNPSCCWIIGEALGTFFSQKGKNHQQVPKSITQLYSYYIYNILKNHGRHVENPRDVLLKVGKMAFAGVSEKNVVFQAGDLIQFQLQPSQFLSGFLMELLEGEDSPRNMVYTFPHFTIQEFVAALAQFLTPDYGEILKLLNEAHGTADGRFDVFLRFVAGLSSPGSAGPLEEFLGPFPDRTVCQVVDWVREMVEREIENIGGDTGNRNLLNTLHYLFESQNTEVAQATVGPVETLSFSYLQLSPNDCTVLNHAISFCDTIKHLDLQSCALQCDGIQRLGPTLHKCQNLGLVKYQLGDAGVKPLTEALMKPDCKIQKMRLENNSLTASCAEDLVSAVTAIHSLTDLQLGYNKLGDAGVNKLLSDALKNPQCNIQSLGLSFNGLTASCAKDIASVLTIKNSLKSLNLSSNEMGDSGLKWLSVALRNPASKLQKLGLWAVGLTASCAKDLASILSETHSLTELDLGFNKLGDSGVEILSEALRKPNCKIEELGLDHNDLTASCTKVLGSALSQNSSLKGLGLCFNDLQDSGVKQVAAALSGPDCKIQSLRLKSVGLTDSSTDDLVAVLSNATSLKELDLRSNTFTDNSIIMLRRLITAQKTLEQIQLAENQFSSDGKTQLRALQGIRPKLNVII from the exons AAAGTTTGTGAACTTGccgagaagggagagagggcagagagttCCAAActcctcctgaacctggtgatgaagAAAGGCTCCCAGGCCCGGAGAGTGATGTGGGAAGCCTTTGTGAAAATCCGAAATGCGGTTCCTAAGATAGACAAAATCTTGAAAGAAATCCTGGATCATG GCTTTGTTCCGTATGATTACATAAAGGTCACAGTTGATTCGTCCTCACTGACTGGAAAACTTAAAG ATATTCAGCAGAAGCACCAGGACACTCTGAAAGTGCAAACCGAGAAGTTGCTAGTGAACACGATGCTGAAACATGGCACGGTCCGGACATTTCACCTGCTTGATCGCTATGTTGACCTAACGATTATTTCTTCAGTTCGAGATAGGATGCTGGTGGAACATGAACTCTTGGCAAGAGGCCGGGACCGCgaggaatggagagagaaaagcatCCAGCGGGAACTGGAAAAGATCCGACCAGATCAGTTGTTCCACAGCAGCTTTTCTCACAGAAAATCCCAAAATGGGAGTTTGGCAGCAGTGGCCGGAGTGGCGGGGATCGGAAAAACAACGATGGTGCAAAAGATTGTTCATGACTGGGCTACTGGCAAAATATACCAAAACTTCCAGTTCGTCTTCTTTTTCAAATTCCGGGAGTTAAACGCCATCAATTGTACAATCAACCTGTCGAACCTAATAGTCATTTTCTATCCTTACTTGAGGAATATACTGGAAAATTTGTGGGAGAACCCAGAGGGATTGCTGTTTATATTTGATGGTTTGGATGAGTTCAGGGACAAGATCGATTTCGATAACAGTCAGGGAGATACAGAATCTCTGCTCGAGTGCACCGATCCCGAATTCAGGTGTAAAATGTCCACCATTGTGTGCAGTTTAATCCAACACAAACTGCTCCCAGGGTGTTCAGTGCTGGTAACCACCCGTCCAAATTTTTTACATGTATTGGAAATGGCAGAAATCAATGTCTGGGCTGAAATCCTGGGATTTGTTGGTGAAGAACGGAAGGAATACTTCAACAGGTTCTTTGAAGATGAGGCGTTGGCCGAGGCTGTTTTCAAACATGTGGAGGAGAATGAGATCATGTACACCATGAGTTGCAATCCGTCCTGCTGCTGGATCATCGGAGAGGCCCTGGGGACCTTCTTCTCACAAAAGGGCAAGAACCATCAGCAAGTTCCCAAGTCCATCACCCAACTCTATTCCTACTATATTTACAATATCTTGAAAAATCACGGCCGGCATGTGGAGAACCCCCGTGATGTGTTGCTGAAGGTTGGTAAGATGGCTTTTGCAGGAGTGTCCGAGAAGAACGTGGTGTTTCAGGCTGGAGACTTGATCCAGTTTCAACTACAGCCTTCCCAGTTCTTGTCCGGGTTCCTCATGGAACTCTTGGAGGGAGAGGATTCTCCCCGGAACATGGTGTACACGTTCCCCCACTTCACCATCCAGGAGTTTGTGGCTGCACTCGCACAATTCCTGACTCCCGATTATGGAGAGATCCTGAAACTGCTCAACGAAGCTCATGGCACAGCGGACGGACGGTTTGATGTGTTCCTCCGCTTTGTGGCTGGCCTTTCCTCTCCGGGTTCAGCTGGGCCACTGGAAGAATTTCTGGGTCCGTTCCCCGATCGGACAGTCTGCCAAGTGGTTGACTGGGTGAGAGAGATGGtcgagagagagattgaaaacatcGGGGGTGACACCGGCAACAGAAATCTCCTGAACACATTACACTACCTATTTGAGTCCCAAAATACTGAGGTGGCGCAGGCCACAGTGGGACCTGTGGAAACACTTTCCTTCAGCTACTTGCAACTCAGCCCAAATGACTGTACAGTTTTGAATCATGCCATCAGCTTCTGCGACACAATAAAACATCTCGATCTTCAGAGCTGTGCTCTCCAATGTGATGGAATCCAACGTCTGGGACCCACACTGCACAAGTGCCAGAATTTGGG GCTGGTGAAATACCAACTTGGAGATGCGGGGGTGAAGCCTCTCACTGAAGCTCTGATGAAGCCAGACTGCAAAATACAGAAAATGCG CCTAGAAAATAACAGTCTCACGGCATCTTGTGCCGAGGACCTCGTCTCTGCCGTCACTGCGATCCATTCTCTGACAGACCTGCAGCTGGGTTATAACAAATTGGGAGATGCAGGAGTGAACAAACTTTTGTCTGATGCTCTCAAGAATCCGCAATGTAATATACAGAGCCTTGG CCTCAGTTTTAATGGCCTGACAGCTTCCTGTGCCAAGGATATCGCTTCTGTTCTCACTATAAAAAATTCACTGAAGAGTCTGAACCTGAGTTCTAATGAGATGGGTGATTCGGGACTGAAATGGTTGTCTGTAGCTCTGCGGAACCCAGCAAGTAAATTACAGAAACTGGG TTTATGGGCTGTGGGTCTCACAGCTTCTTGCGCTAAGGATCTTGCCTCCATTCTCAGTGAAACTCACTCGCTAACGGAGTTGGACCTGGGGTTCAATAAGCTGGGAGATTCCGGGGTGGAAATACTGTCTGAAGCTCTCAGGAAACCGAATTGCAAAATTGAGGAACTAGG GCTTGATCATAACGATCTGACGGCCTCTTGCACCAAGGTCCTCGGCTCTGCACTCAGTCAAAATTCCTCGTTGAAGGGGCTAGGATTATGTTTTAATGACCTGCAGGACTCAGGAGTGAAACAGGTCGCTGCGGCTCTGAGTGGCCCAGACTGCAAAATACAGAGCCTACG TCTCAAGTCTGTTGGCCTCACGGATTCCAGCACTGACGATCTTGTTGCTGTCCTCAGCAACGCCACGTCACTGAAGGAGCTGGATCTGCGTTCGAACACCTTTACGGACAATTCGATCATCATGCTCCGCCGACTGATCACGGCACAGAAAACCCTGGAGCAGATCCA
- the LOC138748636 gene encoding NACHT, LRR and PYD domains-containing protein 3-like isoform X2 — protein sequence MTHHTNMSDAANKKEDHINETDTDPSCTITGLLASWDDFKLFQLTKFYRERLEPAMEGGVHGVSSMLTLEKLISGLDHAKVCELAEKGERAESSKLLLNLVMKKGSQARRVMWEAFVKIRNAVPKIDKILKEILDHGFVPYDYIKVTVDSSSLTGKLKDIQQKHQDTLKVQTEKLLVNTMLKHGTVRTFHLLDRYVDLTIISSVRDRMLVEHELLARGRDREEWREKSIQRELEKIRPDQLFHSSFSHRKSQNGSLAAVAGVAGIGKTTMVQKIVHDWATGKIYQNFQFVFFFKFRELNAINCTINLSNLIVIFYPYLRNILENLWENPEGLLFIFDGLDEFRDKIDFDNSQGDTESLLECTDPEFRCKMSTIVCSLIQHKLLPGCSVLVTTRPNFLHVLEMAEINVWAEILGFVGEERKEYFNRFFEDEALAEAVFKHVEENEIMYTMSCNPSCCWIIGEALGTFFSQKGKNHQQVPKSITQLYSYYIYNILKNHGRHVENPRDVLLKVGKMAFAGVSEKNVVFQAGDLIQFQLQPSQFLSGFLMELLEGEDSPRNMVYTFPHFTIQEFVAALAQFLTPDYGEILKLLNEAHGTADGRFDVFLRFVAGLSSPGSAGPLEEFLGPFPDRTVCQVVDWVREMVEREIENIGGDTGNRNLLNTLHYLFESQNTEVAQATVGPVETLSFSYLQLSPNDCTVLNHAISFCDTIKHLDLQSCALQCDGIQRLGPTLHKCQNLGLVKYQLGDAGVKPLTEALMKPDCKIQKMRLENNSLTASCAEDLVSAVTAIHSLTDLQLGYNKLGDAGVNKLLSDALKNPQCNIQSLGLSFNGLTASCAKDIASVLTIKNSLKSLNLSSNEMGDSGLKWLSVALRNPASKLQKLGLWAVGLTASCAKDLASILSETHSLTELDLGFNKLGDSGVEILSEALRKPNCKIEELGLDHNDLTASCTKVLGSALSQNSSLKGLGLCFNDLQDSGVKQVAAALSGPDCKIQSLRLKSVGLTDSSTDDLVAVLSNATSLKELDLRSNTFTDNSIIMLRRLITAQKTLEQIQLAENQFSSDGKTQLRALQGIRPKLNVII from the exons ATCCCAGCTGTACAATCACCGGGCTCTTGGCAAGTTGGGACGATTTTAAGTTGTTCCAGTTGACCAAGTTCTACCGTGAGCGGTTGGAGCCAGCGATGGAAGGAGGTGTTCATGGAGTCAGCTCAATGTTAACTTTGGAGAAGCTGATCAGTGGATTGGACCATgcg AAAGTTTGTGAACTTGccgagaagggagagagggcagagagttCCAAActcctcctgaacctggtgatgaagAAAGGCTCCCAGGCCCGGAGAGTGATGTGGGAAGCCTTTGTGAAAATCCGAAATGCGGTTCCTAAGATAGACAAAATCTTGAAAGAAATCCTGGATCATG GCTTTGTTCCGTATGATTACATAAAGGTCACAGTTGATTCGTCCTCACTGACTGGAAAACTTAAAG ATATTCAGCAGAAGCACCAGGACACTCTGAAAGTGCAAACCGAGAAGTTGCTAGTGAACACGATGCTGAAACATGGCACGGTCCGGACATTTCACCTGCTTGATCGCTATGTTGACCTAACGATTATTTCTTCAGTTCGAGATAGGATGCTGGTGGAACATGAACTCTTGGCAAGAGGCCGGGACCGCgaggaatggagagagaaaagcatCCAGCGGGAACTGGAAAAGATCCGACCAGATCAGTTGTTCCACAGCAGCTTTTCTCACAGAAAATCCCAAAATGGGAGTTTGGCAGCAGTGGCCGGAGTGGCGGGGATCGGAAAAACAACGATGGTGCAAAAGATTGTTCATGACTGGGCTACTGGCAAAATATACCAAAACTTCCAGTTCGTCTTCTTTTTCAAATTCCGGGAGTTAAACGCCATCAATTGTACAATCAACCTGTCGAACCTAATAGTCATTTTCTATCCTTACTTGAGGAATATACTGGAAAATTTGTGGGAGAACCCAGAGGGATTGCTGTTTATATTTGATGGTTTGGATGAGTTCAGGGACAAGATCGATTTCGATAACAGTCAGGGAGATACAGAATCTCTGCTCGAGTGCACCGATCCCGAATTCAGGTGTAAAATGTCCACCATTGTGTGCAGTTTAATCCAACACAAACTGCTCCCAGGGTGTTCAGTGCTGGTAACCACCCGTCCAAATTTTTTACATGTATTGGAAATGGCAGAAATCAATGTCTGGGCTGAAATCCTGGGATTTGTTGGTGAAGAACGGAAGGAATACTTCAACAGGTTCTTTGAAGATGAGGCGTTGGCCGAGGCTGTTTTCAAACATGTGGAGGAGAATGAGATCATGTACACCATGAGTTGCAATCCGTCCTGCTGCTGGATCATCGGAGAGGCCCTGGGGACCTTCTTCTCACAAAAGGGCAAGAACCATCAGCAAGTTCCCAAGTCCATCACCCAACTCTATTCCTACTATATTTACAATATCTTGAAAAATCACGGCCGGCATGTGGAGAACCCCCGTGATGTGTTGCTGAAGGTTGGTAAGATGGCTTTTGCAGGAGTGTCCGAGAAGAACGTGGTGTTTCAGGCTGGAGACTTGATCCAGTTTCAACTACAGCCTTCCCAGTTCTTGTCCGGGTTCCTCATGGAACTCTTGGAGGGAGAGGATTCTCCCCGGAACATGGTGTACACGTTCCCCCACTTCACCATCCAGGAGTTTGTGGCTGCACTCGCACAATTCCTGACTCCCGATTATGGAGAGATCCTGAAACTGCTCAACGAAGCTCATGGCACAGCGGACGGACGGTTTGATGTGTTCCTCCGCTTTGTGGCTGGCCTTTCCTCTCCGGGTTCAGCTGGGCCACTGGAAGAATTTCTGGGTCCGTTCCCCGATCGGACAGTCTGCCAAGTGGTTGACTGGGTGAGAGAGATGGtcgagagagagattgaaaacatcGGGGGTGACACCGGCAACAGAAATCTCCTGAACACATTACACTACCTATTTGAGTCCCAAAATACTGAGGTGGCGCAGGCCACAGTGGGACCTGTGGAAACACTTTCCTTCAGCTACTTGCAACTCAGCCCAAATGACTGTACAGTTTTGAATCATGCCATCAGCTTCTGCGACACAATAAAACATCTCGATCTTCAGAGCTGTGCTCTCCAATGTGATGGAATCCAACGTCTGGGACCCACACTGCACAAGTGCCAGAATTTGGG GCTGGTGAAATACCAACTTGGAGATGCGGGGGTGAAGCCTCTCACTGAAGCTCTGATGAAGCCAGACTGCAAAATACAGAAAATGCG CCTAGAAAATAACAGTCTCACGGCATCTTGTGCCGAGGACCTCGTCTCTGCCGTCACTGCGATCCATTCTCTGACAGACCTGCAGCTGGGTTATAACAAATTGGGAGATGCAGGAGTGAACAAACTTTTGTCTGATGCTCTCAAGAATCCGCAATGTAATATACAGAGCCTTGG CCTCAGTTTTAATGGCCTGACAGCTTCCTGTGCCAAGGATATCGCTTCTGTTCTCACTATAAAAAATTCACTGAAGAGTCTGAACCTGAGTTCTAATGAGATGGGTGATTCGGGACTGAAATGGTTGTCTGTAGCTCTGCGGAACCCAGCAAGTAAATTACAGAAACTGGG TTTATGGGCTGTGGGTCTCACAGCTTCTTGCGCTAAGGATCTTGCCTCCATTCTCAGTGAAACTCACTCGCTAACGGAGTTGGACCTGGGGTTCAATAAGCTGGGAGATTCCGGGGTGGAAATACTGTCTGAAGCTCTCAGGAAACCGAATTGCAAAATTGAGGAACTAGG GCTTGATCATAACGATCTGACGGCCTCTTGCACCAAGGTCCTCGGCTCTGCACTCAGTCAAAATTCCTCGTTGAAGGGGCTAGGATTATGTTTTAATGACCTGCAGGACTCAGGAGTGAAACAGGTCGCTGCGGCTCTGAGTGGCCCAGACTGCAAAATACAGAGCCTACG TCTCAAGTCTGTTGGCCTCACGGATTCCAGCACTGACGATCTTGTTGCTGTCCTCAGCAACGCCACGTCACTGAAGGAGCTGGATCTGCGTTCGAACACCTTTACGGACAATTCGATCATCATGCTCCGCCGACTGATCACGGCACAGAAAACCCTGGAGCAGATCCA